A DNA window from Bacteroides cellulosilyticus contains the following coding sequences:
- a CDS encoding Fic family protein, whose amino-acid sequence MTREQKILSLLAQFKELGIGQQIDYNKFYLYSLITHSTAIEGSTVTEIENQLLFDEGISVKGRSMTEQLMNLDLKAAYEQSITFAKSHSDISVDMLKKLSSIVLKNTGTIYQTALGEFSSANGDLRLLNVTAGTGGRSYMNYSKVPTKLTELCESINQRRKALSKTNVIECYKLSFDAHFYLVTIHPWADGNGRMSRLLMNQLQFEFGIIPTNINKDHKAEYIESLIATRENDDIEPFHNFMFDEHIRNLEQTIRNYQVSIEDEGLEPRVDVGINVGINVGINEQRVLELIRINNRITAKEIAESLSVSLRQGERIMAALKEKGLIKRVGSNKSGHWELRGG is encoded by the coding sequence ATGACAAGAGAACAGAAGATATTATCCTTGTTAGCTCAGTTTAAAGAGCTGGGTATCGGCCAACAGATAGACTACAATAAGTTCTATCTCTATTCCCTTATCACTCATTCTACAGCTATTGAGGGGTCTACTGTCACCGAAATTGAGAATCAACTTTTGTTTGATGAGGGCATCAGTGTGAAAGGTCGTTCTATGACTGAGCAACTAATGAACTTAGACCTGAAAGCAGCATACGAACAATCTATTACTTTTGCAAAGAGCCATAGTGATATTTCAGTTGATATGCTTAAGAAACTATCTTCTATCGTTCTGAAGAATACTGGAACAATATATCAAACTGCATTAGGTGAATTTTCGTCAGCGAATGGAGATTTACGATTACTGAACGTTACAGCCGGAACTGGAGGACGCTCTTATATGAATTACTCAAAGGTACCTACAAAGTTGACAGAACTTTGCGAAAGTATAAATCAGCGACGAAAGGCTCTTTCAAAAACGAATGTTATTGAATGCTATAAGTTGAGTTTCGACGCTCACTTCTATTTAGTAACAATTCATCCGTGGGCTGATGGCAATGGCAGGATGTCTCGTTTGCTGATGAATCAGTTGCAGTTTGAGTTTGGAATCATTCCTACCAATATTAACAAAGACCATAAAGCGGAATATATTGAATCTCTTATAGCTACTCGTGAAAACGATGATATAGAACCATTTCACAACTTTATGTTCGATGAGCATATCCGTAATTTAGAGCAGACGATTCGTAATTATCAGGTATCCATAGAGGATGAAGGTTTAGAACCTCGTGTCGATGTCGGTATAAATGTCGGTATAAATGTCGGTATAAACGAACAACGTGTATTAGAGCTTATCCGGATAAATAACCGAATCACTGCAAAAGAGATTGCAGAATCGCTTTCGGTTTCCTTACGACAAGGTGAACGTATTATGGCAGCATTAAAGGAGAAAGGGCTAATCAAACGTGTTGGCTCTAACAAGTCGGGGCATTGGGAGTTGAGAGGGGGATAA
- a CDS encoding glycerophosphodiester phosphodiesterase, whose amino-acid sequence MQNLKYSFLRFMCMCFLLMFIMELEGKETRAVIDLQVLFSPYTDMENGIKGVVNAGGKIDVKIYAETTNTLVYHAYITSTSSAFAGIGTVYNKSALGSGAIYYPNTWNSRDIKTSLGSIERFSYDSSKIHPFPFLRHNINLKIQITEANSVMEICKIPGLGLIDRNGGNYLFHPNHYCYDLRHAADFVTKAWSHFKSPDINKPIDLILAAHRGVWGFNLGNSYPENSSDAIRETKKYTDVLESDVMLTGDHQLIASHDYSMHRLSNYEGDKYIFEVNKDVYSRLKLRKKNTEVSNYPYLMFGDLIDLVKEVELIFTVDIKDLRARYDRNGNCIANCMYDPKTHGEEAKRKIFASWVEIFRGCIKIAMEKNAVQYVAFKLPYSYDEVRKYISEDTLSQVLYMPVIYPDNKEHLNFIDDWYAKAGKQLAAWQTNYRYIGDRYLVPFERGGKQYQNLLHYVYEKTGLRPGQYPEEAMDPKGVVNRWADWSMKDLRQDIRGDHLLQMTIPYAKIMVMTTDRTDIWDKIIDIYNQISQ is encoded by the coding sequence ATGCAAAATTTGAAATATAGTTTTTTGCGATTTATGTGTATGTGTTTTCTTTTGATGTTCATAATGGAACTTGAAGGGAAAGAAACAAGAGCTGTAATTGATTTGCAAGTACTATTTAGCCCTTACACTGATATGGAAAACGGTATAAAAGGAGTTGTTAATGCAGGTGGTAAGATTGATGTGAAAATTTATGCGGAAACAACAAATACACTCGTTTATCATGCTTATATAACTTCCACATCTTCTGCTTTTGCAGGTATAGGCACTGTATATAATAAGTCTGCGTTAGGTTCTGGAGCTATTTATTATCCAAATACATGGAATAGTAGAGATATAAAAACTTCTTTAGGATCAATAGAACGTTTTTCTTATGATTCTTCAAAAATTCATCCATTTCCTTTTTTGAGACATAATATCAATTTGAAAATACAAATTACTGAAGCAAATTCAGTAATGGAAATTTGCAAGATTCCGGGATTAGGACTTATTGATAGGAATGGTGGCAACTATTTATTTCATCCTAATCATTATTGTTATGACTTGAGGCATGCTGCTGATTTTGTAACAAAAGCATGGAGTCATTTTAAATCTCCGGATATAAACAAACCTATAGATTTGATATTAGCTGCTCATCGAGGTGTTTGGGGATTTAATTTAGGAAATAGTTATCCGGAAAATTCTTCCGATGCTATTAGAGAAACAAAGAAATATACAGATGTTTTGGAGTCAGATGTTATGTTAACAGGCGATCATCAATTGATAGCTTCTCATGATTATAGTATGCATCGTTTATCTAACTATGAGGGGGATAAATATATTTTTGAAGTGAACAAGGATGTTTATTCAAGACTAAAGCTCCGAAAGAAAAATACAGAAGTATCTAATTATCCTTACTTGATGTTTGGAGACCTAATAGATTTAGTTAAGGAAGTGGAATTGATTTTTACTGTTGACATCAAAGACTTGAGGGCGCGCTATGATCGTAATGGAAACTGTATAGCTAACTGTATGTATGACCCTAAAACACATGGTGAGGAAGCAAAAAGAAAAATTTTTGCTAGTTGGGTGGAGATATTTAGGGGATGCATTAAGATAGCGATGGAAAAAAATGCAGTTCAGTATGTGGCTTTCAAATTACCTTATTCCTATGATGAAGTAAGAAAGTATATTTCGGAGGATACTTTATCGCAAGTATTGTATATGCCTGTAATCTACCCTGATAATAAAGAGCATTTGAATTTTATAGATGATTGGTATGCAAAAGCAGGCAAGCAACTTGCCGCTTGGCAAACAAATTATAGATATATTGGAGATAGATATTTGGTTCCATTTGAAAGAGGAGGTAAGCAGTATCAAAATCTGTTGCATTATGTTTATGAGAAAACAGGATTACGACCAGGACAATATCCTGAAGAGGCCATGGATCCCAAAGGGGTGGTTAATCGATGGGCAGATTGGAGTATGAAAGATTTGAGACAAGATATTCGTGGAGATCATTTGTTACAAATGACCATTCCTTATGCTAAAATAATGGTAATGACAACGGATAGAACAGATATTTGGGATAAGATAATAGATATATATAACCAAATATCGCAATAA
- a CDS encoding RNA polymerase sigma-70 factor has protein sequence MADFSDDSYLLEEIKRGNEEAFVYLFKNYFPRLRGYAVRFIEDEEIVRDIIQECFLKFWEKRDLLSSVSITSLLFAMVRNGCLNYLKHVSIVEKHRIEYLASIDGEERLYYTDFTFDADNKLLYDELQEQIKLVIGQLPERCREVFLLSRFTHLKNREIADKLQISTTAVEKHISKALALFERHFKDKYPVDIYIMVLAWVIMNE, from the coding sequence ATGGCTGATTTTTCAGATGATAGCTATTTATTGGAGGAGATAAAACGGGGAAACGAAGAAGCATTCGTTTATCTGTTTAAAAATTACTTTCCGCGTTTGCGTGGATATGCTGTTCGCTTTATTGAAGATGAAGAAATCGTTCGGGATATTATTCAGGAATGTTTTCTGAAGTTCTGGGAGAAGAGAGACTTACTTTCGTCGGTCTCCATAACTTCTTTGCTGTTTGCAATGGTGCGCAACGGATGCCTGAACTACCTGAAACACGTATCCATTGTAGAGAAGCACCGGATTGAGTACCTGGCATCCATTGACGGGGAAGAACGGCTTTACTATACCGACTTCACCTTTGATGCAGACAATAAACTTCTCTATGATGAATTGCAGGAGCAAATCAAGCTCGTCATAGGTCAGCTGCCTGAACGTTGCCGCGAAGTCTTCCTGCTGAGTCGGTTCACACATCTCAAGAACAGGGAGATAGCCGATAAACTACAAATATCCACTACAGCCGTGGAGAAACATATTTCTAAAGCCCTTGCCCTTTTTGAACGTCACTTCAAGGATAAGTATCCGGTAGACATTTATATAATGGTCTTAGCTTGGGTGATTATGAACGAATAA
- a CDS encoding sialate O-acetylesterase: MKKIYIFLFLLVTTLVASQASAHKRLFILLGQSNMSGRAPVEDADMAACQMVKLLNIDGHFEVARNPLNRFSNIRKDIAMQKLGPGYTFAETLSEQLQDTIFLVVNARGGTALERFMKNDTAGYYEKTLFRIKQALRERPDLKPAAIIWHQGESNRDDYQNYLNHLNTLVADLRSDLGIPDLPFIAGEIGRWNPDYSHIVEKIALIPDSIPYAGLVSSEGLTNIDEFHFDTRSQRELGKRYAKKYLELSEEKVSRLVQIRSKLFEPNSKEVLVAAHRGDWRNACENSLEAIENAIQMGVDIVEIDLARTKDGHLILLHDKTLDRTTTGNGKPEDHTLAEIKALRLRNGCHIKTIYKVPTLEEALLTAKGKVMLNLDKAFDYFDQVYELLEKTGTTNLVIMKSNAPAEDVKRDYGKYLDKVVFMPKVNLDEEDAVRKLNDYLRVLKPVAIEFKFAHDTNPLPYEVKKIMAGKSHIWYNTLWDTHAGGHDDDCSLANRDKGYGYLIDNLGATILQTDRPAYLIDYLKHKSKVMDCKRDWTYLQSENEFQAPSVPHFTVEECFLKGKQSPQTNEDGIIVTPYFAAVIDGATAKSTFTYEGKKTGRLAMELALEAIRDFPKDIDAAEAICRITEKMHNFYVEHNLLDELKAEPGKRFTANGVIYSYARNEVWQVGDCQCIIGNLYSSNEKEIDAIMANARAVVNEVALLNGATVKDLESHDPGREFIYPFLQKQAVLQNCPVEEQRFAFPVFDGFPVQMKQVNIFPVGDAEEVVLSSDGYPHLYSTLHESECYLADILEKDPLCMRLYKSTKGIKKGNCSFDDRAYLRIKIKK; encoded by the coding sequence ATGAAGAAAATATATATATTTTTATTTCTGTTGGTCACTACCTTGGTCGCTTCCCAGGCAAGTGCCCATAAGCGTTTGTTTATTCTGCTCGGACAGTCTAATATGTCAGGCAGAGCACCGGTGGAAGATGCGGATATGGCAGCTTGCCAAATGGTAAAACTGCTGAATATCGATGGGCATTTTGAAGTGGCCCGAAACCCATTGAATCGTTTTTCGAATATCCGCAAGGATATCGCTATGCAGAAGTTGGGCCCCGGATATACTTTTGCTGAGACATTGTCCGAGCAATTACAAGATACTATATTTCTTGTGGTCAATGCGCGTGGAGGAACCGCTTTAGAGCGTTTTATGAAAAACGATACTGCCGGATATTATGAGAAAACATTGTTCCGTATCAAACAAGCTTTGCGCGAGCGCCCTGACCTGAAGCCGGCAGCTATCATTTGGCATCAAGGGGAGTCGAACCGGGATGATTATCAAAACTATCTGAATCATCTGAATACATTGGTTGCTGATTTGCGTAGCGATTTGGGGATTCCGGACTTGCCATTTATTGCTGGAGAAATAGGACGCTGGAATCCGGACTATTCGCATATCGTAGAAAAAATTGCTTTGATTCCCGATAGCATACCTTATGCCGGGCTTGTTTCTTCCGAAGGGTTGACTAATATTGATGAATTCCACTTTGATACACGGTCGCAAAGAGAATTAGGAAAACGGTATGCGAAGAAATATTTGGAACTGTCAGAGGAAAAGGTTTCAAGATTGGTACAGATACGTTCTAAATTATTTGAACCGAATAGTAAGGAAGTACTTGTTGCCGCCCACCGTGGCGATTGGCGCAATGCCTGTGAAAATTCATTGGAAGCCATAGAAAATGCCATTCAGATGGGAGTGGATATTGTGGAGATAGATCTTGCGAGAACTAAAGACGGACATCTGATTTTGTTGCATGATAAAACGCTTGACAGAACAACTACGGGAAACGGAAAACCTGAAGATCATACTTTGGCCGAAATAAAAGCGTTGCGTTTGCGGAACGGATGTCATATCAAGACTATTTATAAGGTTCCCACTTTGGAAGAAGCATTATTGACAGCCAAAGGGAAGGTGATGCTGAATTTGGATAAAGCTTTTGATTATTTCGATCAGGTGTATGAACTGTTAGAAAAGACAGGAACCACCAATCTGGTGATCATGAAAAGTAATGCTCCGGCGGAAGATGTGAAACGTGATTACGGGAAATATCTGGATAAGGTGGTTTTCATGCCGAAAGTTAATTTGGATGAAGAAGATGCCGTTCGGAAGTTAAATGATTATCTTCGGGTGTTGAAACCAGTGGCTATTGAATTTAAGTTCGCCCATGATACCAATCCGTTGCCTTACGAAGTGAAGAAGATAATGGCTGGGAAATCCCATATCTGGTATAACACCTTGTGGGATACCCATGCGGGCGGGCATGATGACGACTGTTCACTGGCAAACCGGGATAAAGGTTATGGTTATCTAATAGATAATTTGGGCGCAACGATATTGCAAACGGATCGCCCGGCGTACTTGATTGACTATTTGAAACATAAATCGAAAGTAATGGATTGTAAACGCGATTGGACCTATCTACAGTCAGAAAATGAATTTCAGGCTCCTTCTGTTCCTCATTTTACAGTTGAGGAGTGTTTCCTGAAAGGCAAGCAAAGTCCGCAGACCAATGAGGATGGTATTATTGTTACTCCCTACTTTGCGGCGGTGATTGACGGGGCTACGGCTAAATCTACCTTCACTTACGAGGGTAAGAAAACCGGTCGGCTGGCTATGGAGCTTGCTTTGGAGGCTATACGTGATTTTCCGAAGGATATTGATGCTGCTGAGGCTATTTGCCGGATAACAGAGAAAATGCATAATTTCTATGTAGAGCATAATTTACTTGATGAACTGAAAGCAGAGCCGGGTAAACGTTTCACGGCTAATGGCGTGATTTATAGTTATGCCCGGAATGAAGTTTGGCAGGTGGGTGATTGCCAGTGTATTATTGGTAATCTGTATTCCTCTAATGAGAAAGAGATTGATGCTATTATGGCGAATGCCCGTGCGGTGGTCAATGAAGTAGCTTTGTTGAACGGGGCTACGGTGAAAGATTTGGAATCTCACGATCCGGGACGGGAATTTATCTATCCTTTTCTGCAGAAACAGGCTGTTTTGCAGAATTGTCCGGTAGAAGAACAGCGGTTTGCCTTCCCTGTGTTTGACGGCTTTCCCGTGCAGATGAAGCAGGTGAATATTTTCCCTGTGGGTGATGCGGAAGAGGTGGTATTGTCTTCTGACGGTTATCCTCATCTATATTCCACCTTGCATGAATCGGAATGTTATCTTGCAGATATTCTGGAGAAAGATCCTTTGTGTATGCGGTTGTATAAGAGCACGAAAGGGATAAAGAAAGGAAACTGCTCCTTTGATGACCGTGCTTACCTGAGGATAAAAATTAAAAAATAA
- a CDS encoding RagB/SusD family nutrient uptake outer membrane protein has product MKIKFICFIILSVMLLQGCSDWLREEDSSKLTYDYYSTEKGIDAALVSVYSYMRWGAKERSDMMNELGVDLFTEARDGGTRESFNRYESGFMNPSLKMLYQFWENHYQAISTANIALQKVNESQELSESKKNSSIGELLFLRAYFYYDLVQHFGKIPLETQGNFEVRTDYKRASVADVYKQIITDLRTAESLLPIALANKGKADKYAVAHLLAKVYLTRASAETDIRGMQPTDLDSCLYYSESVLPENGGTHKLMDNFADLWNMKNMGNSEVIYAVQFTSNPLFNGDGNQFHLHWNAAMYEKQPGMIRDVENGRPYGMIRPTDKTLLTLFDRKNDSRFYKSFKMVFYANNPKTLPKWEELSYNGQVYFTPDPSKGQIAGSRKIELGDTAIYFSVHKCGLTPNTMEMRQYLANFKYVYMPYEMHDIEGNPVLLKHLDPTRPDKNTKEGSREWVRMRLGETYLIAAEAAGRKGNYELAAKYINVIRKRAAWADGEVKAPQYWKEEGGEMNDTECTYDQIKVTPDDLKGDFVTFILDERGRELLGEICRWEDLVRCGVLYDWVMKFNKEAKAAGTMRPFHKLRPIPQNHIDRLKPAGKIEEEQNEGYY; this is encoded by the coding sequence ATGAAAATTAAATTTATATGTTTTATAATTTTATCAGTCATGCTGCTTCAAGGATGCAGTGATTGGCTACGAGAAGAGGATTCTTCAAAGTTGACGTATGATTATTATTCGACAGAGAAAGGAATTGATGCTGCACTTGTTTCAGTTTATTCATACATGAGATGGGGAGCAAAAGAAAGGTCGGATATGATGAATGAACTAGGAGTAGATCTTTTTACGGAAGCAAGGGATGGAGGTACAAGAGAATCTTTTAATCGCTATGAATCGGGTTTTATGAATCCATCTTTAAAAATGTTGTATCAATTTTGGGAGAATCATTATCAGGCTATTAGTACAGCAAATATAGCTCTGCAAAAAGTAAATGAAAGTCAAGAACTTTCTGAGTCTAAAAAGAATTCAAGTATAGGTGAATTACTTTTTCTTAGAGCTTATTTTTATTATGACTTGGTTCAACATTTTGGGAAGATACCTTTAGAAACGCAAGGTAATTTTGAAGTGAGAACAGACTATAAGCGTGCTTCAGTAGCAGATGTTTATAAGCAAATTATTACAGACTTGCGAACGGCGGAGTCATTGCTTCCTATTGCACTTGCTAATAAGGGAAAAGCCGATAAATATGCTGTAGCACATTTATTAGCTAAAGTATATCTTACTCGGGCAAGTGCAGAAACGGATATTCGTGGTATGCAACCGACTGATTTAGATAGTTGTCTTTATTATTCGGAAAGTGTATTGCCGGAAAATGGTGGAACTCATAAATTGATGGATAATTTTGCAGATTTGTGGAACATGAAAAATATGGGTAATTCTGAAGTTATTTATGCTGTCCAGTTCACAAGTAATCCATTGTTTAATGGTGATGGAAATCAGTTTCATTTGCATTGGAATGCAGCTATGTATGAGAAACAACCCGGAATGATTCGTGATGTGGAAAATGGAAGACCTTATGGTATGATTAGACCGACAGATAAAACTTTGTTGACCTTATTTGATCGTAAAAACGATTCACGTTTCTACAAAAGTTTCAAAATGGTTTTCTATGCTAACAATCCGAAAACACTACCTAAATGGGAAGAACTCTCTTACAATGGACAAGTCTATTTTACACCTGATCCTTCGAAAGGGCAAATAGCCGGTAGTCGAAAAATTGAGTTGGGTGATACAGCCATTTATTTTTCAGTACATAAATGTGGACTAACCCCTAACACTATGGAAATGCGACAATATTTAGCCAATTTTAAGTATGTGTATATGCCTTATGAGATGCATGATATAGAAGGAAATCCTGTCTTGTTAAAGCACTTAGATCCTACACGACCTGATAAAAATACAAAAGAAGGCTCTCGGGAATGGGTGCGTATGCGTTTGGGTGAAACCTACTTGATTGCAGCTGAAGCTGCAGGAAGAAAGGGAAACTATGAATTAGCCGCTAAATATATTAATGTTATAAGAAAGCGTGCAGCATGGGCTGATGGTGAAGTAAAAGCTCCTCAATATTGGAAAGAAGAGGGCGGAGAAATGAATGACACTGAATGTACTTATGATCAGATAAAAGTTACTCCGGATGATCTGAAAGGTGACTTTGTTACTTTTATTTTAGATGAAAGAGGGCGTGAATTGTTAGGTGAGATTTGCCGTTGGGAAGATTTAGTGCGTTGTGGGGTTTTATATGATTGGGTAATGAAATTTAATAAGGAAGCTAAAGCAGCTGGTACCATGAGACCATTTCATAAACTACGTCCTATTCCTCAGAATCACATTGACCGCTTGAAACCGGCAGGAAAGATTGAAGAGGAACAAAATGAAGGATATTACTAA
- a CDS encoding DUF2971 domain-containing protein, translating into MKIYHYTNLESLAMILKNKTIRFNRLDKVDDLEEGNTESLGICFCKYVFASCWTENSDESIPLWKMYGGDFGGIRISMEREMFQEYIISNLDFGGLKPQGFIITKIPPEDLAHSDFWILPVLDYDNDLFYRRIKYVDDVFQYTKDAIQLTNIKDGHGNMNMQMKLFGYYKNKRWEFQNETRFVLYILPFNPMLEGANPDISSIVMHCLLGNKPLPFTYYDMKLKDEVLDKMEITLSPSASDAERIIVRALIDKYAPNAQIHNSALGEVVRLK; encoded by the coding sequence ATGAAAATATATCACTATACAAACTTAGAATCATTAGCAATGATTCTAAAAAATAAAACTATTAGATTTAATCGTCTTGATAAAGTAGATGACCTTGAAGAAGGTAATACTGAATCATTGGGAATTTGCTTTTGCAAATATGTATTTGCTTCATGTTGGACGGAGAATTCAGATGAAAGTATTCCTCTTTGGAAAATGTATGGTGGCGATTTTGGTGGTATCCGAATTTCAATGGAGAGAGAAATGTTTCAAGAGTATATCATATCTAATTTAGATTTTGGAGGTTTAAAGCCACAAGGCTTTATCATAACAAAGATCCCTCCGGAAGATTTGGCTCATTCAGATTTTTGGATTCTCCCTGTATTAGACTACGATAATGATTTATTTTATCGACGCATAAAGTATGTAGATGATGTTTTTCAATACACCAAAGATGCCATTCAGCTAACTAATATTAAAGATGGACATGGAAATATGAATATGCAAATGAAGCTTTTTGGCTATTATAAAAATAAACGTTGGGAATTTCAAAATGAAACAAGATTTGTACTTTATATACTTCCATTTAACCCTATGTTAGAGGGTGCAAATCCAGATATTTCCAGCATAGTTATGCATTGCCTTTTGGGAAATAAACCTTTGCCTTTTACATACTATGATATGAAACTTAAAGATGAGGTTTTAGACAAAATGGAGATTACGTTGAGCCCATCTGCTTCTGACGCTGAAAGAATAATAGTTCGTGCCTTAATTGATAAATATGCTCCGAATGCTCAAATACACAATAGTGCTTTAGGGGAGGTGGTTCGACTAAAATAA
- a CDS encoding LamG-like jellyroll fold domain-containing protein, which yields MKKCISMITLFFAVHLCAQEIPLPQRCFPLNGTNAEDIMSGQAADIHGIVHAFTDRFGAKGKAISFDKEDSYLSFPLLPGEQERKELTLTYWLYVSQDSITQAFWTKDHDGNLLLGMGRKGVRAMLNIYHTDNQKNILPDQQWMWDDSNFYEGEGWYFVTITYADDGTHFYLFTPKGKMTECYSAFTPDWNLLTSMCIGSVDGIPAAEMDDFKIYDVTLSSEQVSILYQSESQLSMGSESLINVETGIPLCSSTWYFHCVGFQKTLQYALQKQSDLSFISADVGYDLLVMSHVESDYQKWFLNPLKDILEGRVFTISNIATGMNLTGTHESVFQQVMDDTDSQKWCVGQIDTNNQMKTYMKEDNSMRPLYEEIYFDKSIQAIRIYISFPKVENVKIRLIGIQGTLLCEFVFLGGTVLDKKINIQTSGVYLVTVESDFYKINKKIIINF from the coding sequence ATGAAAAAATGTATATCAATGATAACCCTATTCTTTGCGGTTCATTTATGTGCTCAAGAGATTCCATTACCGCAAAGATGTTTTCCTCTGAACGGAACTAATGCAGAAGATATTATGTCTGGTCAGGCTGCGGATATTCATGGTATTGTTCATGCTTTTACCGATAGGTTTGGAGCAAAAGGAAAAGCCATATCTTTTGATAAAGAAGATAGTTATTTGTCTTTCCCTCTTTTGCCTGGTGAACAAGAACGGAAGGAACTTACTTTGACTTACTGGTTATATGTGAGTCAGGATTCTATCACTCAGGCTTTTTGGACAAAAGATCATGATGGGAATTTATTGCTTGGGATGGGCAGAAAAGGAGTACGGGCTATGTTGAATATCTATCATACAGATAATCAAAAGAATATATTACCGGATCAGCAATGGATGTGGGATGACTCGAACTTTTATGAAGGAGAGGGATGGTATTTCGTGACAATTACCTATGCTGATGATGGTACTCATTTTTATTTGTTTACTCCTAAAGGAAAAATGACAGAGTGTTATTCTGCTTTTACGCCGGATTGGAATCTGCTCACATCAATGTGCATTGGCTCGGTAGACGGTATCCCTGCTGCCGAGATGGATGATTTTAAAATTTATGATGTTACATTATCCAGTGAGCAAGTTTCAATATTATATCAGTCTGAATCGCAACTCAGCATGGGAAGTGAATCATTGATTAATGTAGAAACTGGCATTCCGCTTTGTTCTTCTACTTGGTATTTTCATTGTGTAGGATTCCAGAAAACATTGCAGTATGCTCTGCAAAAGCAAAGTGATTTATCTTTTATAAGTGCTGATGTTGGCTACGATTTATTAGTAATGTCTCATGTGGAATCTGATTATCAGAAGTGGTTTCTTAATCCTTTGAAAGACATTTTAGAAGGAAGAGTCTTTACTATAAGTAATATTGCGACTGGTATGAATCTGACAGGTACACATGAAAGTGTATTTCAACAGGTTATGGATGATACTGATTCTCAAAAGTGGTGTGTTGGGCAAATTGATACAAACAATCAAATGAAAACTTATATGAAGGAAGATAATAGCATGCGTCCTCTATATGAAGAAATTTATTTTGATAAGAGTATACAGGCTATTCGAATTTATATAAGTTTTCCTAAAGTAGAGAATGTGAAAATTCGGCTTATTGGGATTCAAGGAACATTACTTTGCGAATTCGTTTTTTTGGGGGGGACAGTTTTGGATAAGAAAATAAATATACAAACATCTGGTGTCTACTTGGTTACAGTTGAATCAGATTTTTATAAAATAAATAAGAAAATAATTATTAACTTCTAA